A region from the Pseudomonas cucumis genome encodes:
- the rodA gene encoding rod shape-determining protein RodA, with product MRRRATLLQRMHIDGPLLILLLTLAAGSLFVLYSASGKSWDLLAKQATSFGIGLVAMIVIAQFEPRFMARWVPVGYVIGVLLLVVVDVMGHNAMGATRWINIPGVIRFQPSEFMKILMPATIAWYLAKRSLPPQLKHVGVSLFLIGLPFILIVRQPDLGTSLLILAGGAFVLFMGGLRWRWILSVIAAAVPVSVAMWYFVMHDYQKQRVLTFLDPESDPLGTGWNIIQSKAAIGSGGVFGKGWLLGTQSHLDFLPESHTDFIIAVLGEEFGLVGICALLLIYLLLIGRGLVITAQAQTLFGKLLAGSLTMTFFVYVFVNIGMVSGLLPVVGVPLPFISYGGTSLVTLLSAFGVLMSIHTHRKWIAQV from the coding sequence CGACGGCCCGTTGCTGATCCTGCTGCTGACCTTGGCGGCCGGCAGCCTGTTCGTGCTGTATTCGGCCAGCGGCAAAAGCTGGGATCTGCTGGCCAAGCAAGCGACTTCCTTCGGCATTGGCCTGGTAGCGATGATCGTCATCGCCCAGTTCGAGCCGCGCTTCATGGCCCGCTGGGTGCCCGTCGGTTATGTGATCGGCGTGCTGTTGCTGGTGGTGGTGGATGTCATGGGCCACAACGCCATGGGTGCCACGCGCTGGATTAACATTCCCGGGGTGATCCGTTTCCAGCCCTCGGAATTCATGAAGATCCTGATGCCGGCAACCATCGCCTGGTACCTGGCCAAGCGCTCCTTGCCGCCACAGCTCAAGCATGTGGGCGTCAGTCTGTTTTTGATCGGGTTGCCGTTCATTCTGATTGTGCGTCAGCCCGACCTAGGCACGTCGCTGCTGATTCTCGCCGGTGGCGCCTTCGTGCTGTTCATGGGCGGCTTGCGCTGGCGCTGGATTCTCAGCGTGATTGCTGCCGCCGTGCCGGTGTCTGTGGCCATGTGGTACTTCGTGATGCACGACTACCAGAAGCAGCGCGTCCTGACGTTCCTCGACCCGGAGAGCGATCCGCTGGGTACCGGCTGGAACATCATTCAGTCGAAAGCCGCCATCGGTTCCGGTGGCGTGTTCGGCAAAGGCTGGTTGCTTGGCACTCAGTCGCACCTGGACTTCCTGCCGGAAAGCCACACCGACTTCATTATTGCGGTGCTGGGCGAAGAGTTCGGTCTGGTGGGCATCTGCGCACTGTTGCTGATTTACCTGTTGTTGATCGGTCGCGGGCTGGTGATTACCGCCCAGGCGCAGACATTGTTCGGCAAATTGCTCGCGGGCAGCCTGACCATGACGTTTTTTGTTTACGTTTTCGTCAACATCGGTATGGTCAGTGGCCTGTTGCCGGTTGTGGGGGTGCCGTTGCCGTTCATTAGCTACGGAGGAACTTCGCTGGTGACGCTACTGTCAGCGTTTGGGGTTTTGATGTCGATCCATACCCATCGTAAGTGGATCGCACAGGTTTGA
- a CDS encoding D-alanyl-D-alanine carboxypeptidase family protein — translation MNITTFAKRLCLLVPLLLSPAAFAVEMMPSPPQLAAKAYVLMDASSGNVLVENNGDQRLPPASLTKLMTAYIATLEIRRGQIGENDPVTVSENAWRTGGSRMFIKVGSQVTVSDLLHGIIIQSGNDASVALAEHIAGSEDAFADMMNKTVADLGMTNSHFMNPTGLPNPEHYSSAHDMAVLARAIIHEDPAHYAIYSQKEFFWNGIKQPNRNLLLWRDKTVDGLKTGHTDEAGYCMVSSAVRDGMRLIAVVFGTNSEVARAAETQKLLTYGFRFFETQTFYQKGAELAQAPVWKGTTNQVKAGLAQDLTMTLPKGQLKKLAASMTMTPQLVAPIAKGDVIGKVEVKLDDKVVHSADLIALDAVDEGGIFRRMWDSIRLFFYGLFN, via the coding sequence ATGAACATCACCACCTTTGCCAAACGCCTGTGCCTGCTAGTCCCGCTGCTCCTCTCGCCTGCCGCTTTCGCGGTCGAGATGATGCCGTCGCCACCGCAACTGGCCGCCAAAGCCTACGTACTCATGGACGCCAGCAGCGGCAACGTGCTGGTGGAGAACAACGGTGACCAGCGTCTGCCGCCGGCAAGCCTGACCAAGCTGATGACCGCGTACATCGCGACCCTGGAAATCCGTCGCGGCCAGATCGGCGAAAACGATCCGGTGACCGTCAGCGAGAACGCCTGGCGTACCGGCGGTTCGCGGATGTTCATCAAGGTGGGTTCGCAAGTCACCGTCAGTGATCTGCTGCACGGCATCATCATTCAGTCGGGTAACGACGCCAGTGTTGCGCTCGCCGAGCACATCGCCGGCAGCGAAGACGCGTTCGCCGACATGATGAACAAAACCGTGGCCGACCTGGGCATGACCAACAGCCACTTCATGAACCCGACCGGCCTGCCAAACCCTGAGCACTACTCGTCGGCTCACGACATGGCGGTGCTGGCTCGCGCGATCATCCACGAAGACCCGGCTCACTACGCGATCTACTCGCAGAAAGAGTTCTTCTGGAACGGCATCAAGCAGCCTAACCGCAACCTGCTGTTGTGGCGTGACAAGACCGTCGACGGTCTGAAAACCGGTCACACCGACGAAGCCGGCTACTGCATGGTGTCTTCGGCGGTACGTGATGGCATGCGCCTGATCGCCGTGGTGTTCGGCACCAACAGCGAAGTGGCCCGTGCTGCTGAAACCCAGAAGCTGCTGACCTACGGTTTCCGCTTCTTCGAAACCCAGACCTTCTATCAGAAAGGCGCCGAGCTGGCTCAGGCTCCTGTCTGGAAAGGCACCACCAATCAAGTCAAGGCCGGCCTGGCTCAAGACCTGACCATGACCCTGCCAAAAGGCCAGCTGAAGAAGCTCGCCGCCAGCATGACCATGACCCCGCAACTGGTCGCGCCAATCGCCAAGGGCGATGTGATCGGTAAAGTCGAAGTGAAGCTGGACGACAAGGTGGTGCACAGCGCCGACCTGATCGCTCTGGACGCAGTCGACGAGGGTGGTATCTTCCGCCGCATGTGGGATAGCATCCGTCTATTCTTCTACGGCTTGTTCAACTGA
- the lipB gene encoding lipoyl(octanoyl) transferase LipB, with the protein MSGTLGFRELGQMAYEPVWHAMQRFTNERGSDAADEIWLVEHPPVFTQGQAGKAEHLLLPGDIPVVKVDRGGQVTYHGPGQLVAYLLLDVRKLGFGVRDLVSRMEQCLIELLASYGVTAVAKPDAPGVYVDGAKIASLGLRIRHGCSFHGLALNVDMNLEPFRRINPCGYAGLAMTQLRDHAGPIEFAEVSARLRAQLVKHLDYAEQTTLTGGID; encoded by the coding sequence ATGTCTGGCACGCTGGGCTTTCGCGAACTCGGCCAGATGGCTTACGAGCCGGTCTGGCACGCCATGCAGCGCTTCACCAACGAACGCGGCAGCGATGCCGCCGACGAGATCTGGCTGGTGGAACACCCGCCGGTGTTCACCCAGGGCCAGGCCGGCAAGGCTGAGCATCTGCTGCTGCCGGGGGATATTCCGGTGGTGAAGGTCGACCGCGGTGGTCAGGTGACATACCACGGTCCCGGCCAATTGGTGGCCTACCTGTTGCTGGACGTGCGCAAGCTGGGGTTCGGCGTGCGTGACCTGGTCAGCCGCATGGAGCAATGCCTGATCGAGCTGCTGGCCAGCTACGGCGTGACCGCGGTGGCCAAGCCGGATGCGCCGGGTGTCTATGTCGATGGCGCGAAGATCGCTTCTCTGGGTCTGCGGATCCGCCACGGTTGCTCCTTTCATGGCCTGGCCTTGAACGTGGATATGAACCTGGAACCGTTTCGACGGATTAATCCCTGCGGCTACGCCGGGCTGGCAATGACCCAGCTGCGCGATCACGCAGGACCGATTGAATTTGCCGAGGTAAGTGCCCGGCTGCGCGCGCAGCTCGTCAAACACCTCGACTATGCTGAGCAGACGACCCTAACGGGCGGAATCGACTGA
- the lipA gene encoding lipoyl synthase produces MTTDAVQTMIPTLDVTERPAPRAKVEAGVKLRGAEKVARIPVKIIPTTELPKKPDWIRVRIPVSPEVDRIKALLRKHKLHSVCEEASCPNLGECFSGGTATFMIMGDICTRRCPFCDVGHGRPKPLDANEPESLAIAIADLKLKYVVITSVDRDDLRDGGAQHFADCIREIRKLSPNVQLETLVPDYRGRMDVALEITAAEPPDVFNHNLETVPRLYKAARPGSDYQWSLTLLQRFKQMMPHIPTKSGLMLGLGETDEEVIEVMKRMREHDIDMLTLGQYLQPSRSHLPVQRFVHPDTFAWFAEEGYKMGFKNVASGPLVRSSYHADEQAKLVKAELMSS; encoded by the coding sequence ATGACTACTGATGCAGTGCAAACCATGATCCCGACGCTCGATGTCACCGAGCGTCCGGCCCCGCGTGCCAAGGTTGAAGCCGGCGTCAAGCTGCGCGGCGCCGAGAAGGTTGCACGCATCCCGGTGAAGATCATCCCGACCACTGAACTACCGAAGAAACCTGACTGGATTCGCGTGCGCATCCCGGTTTCCCCGGAGGTCGACCGCATCAAGGCCCTGCTGCGTAAACACAAGCTGCACAGCGTTTGCGAAGAAGCGTCCTGCCCGAACCTGGGCGAGTGCTTCTCCGGCGGCACCGCGACCTTCATGATCATGGGTGACATCTGCACCCGTCGTTGCCCGTTCTGCGACGTCGGCCATGGTCGTCCGAAACCACTGGACGCCAACGAGCCGGAAAGCCTGGCCATTGCCATCGCCGACCTGAAACTCAAGTACGTGGTAATCACTTCGGTAGACCGTGACGACCTGCGCGACGGTGGTGCCCAGCACTTTGCCGACTGCATCCGCGAAATCCGCAAACTGTCGCCGAACGTGCAGCTCGAAACCCTGGTTCCGGACTACCGTGGCCGCATGGACGTCGCACTGGAAATCACCGCCGCCGAGCCGCCGGATGTGTTCAACCACAACCTGGAAACCGTGCCGCGCCTGTACAAGGCTGCGCGTCCGGGTTCGGATTACCAGTGGTCGCTGACCCTGCTGCAACGCTTCAAGCAGATGATGCCGCACATTCCGACCAAATCCGGTTTGATGCTGGGCCTGGGCGAAACCGACGAAGAAGTCATCGAAGTCATGAAGCGCATGCGCGAACACGACATCGACATGCTGACCCTGGGCCAGTACCTGCAACCGTCCCGCAGCCACTTGCCGGTCCAGCGCTTCGTGCACCCGGACACCTTCGCCTGGTTTGCCGAGGAAGGTTACAAGATGGGCTTCAAGAACGTCGCTTCCGGTCCGCTGGTACGTTCCTCCTACCACGCTGACGAGCAGGCGAAACTGGTCAAGGCCGAGCTGATGTCGTCCTGA
- a CDS encoding S66 peptidase family protein gives MTARPTHTLCPHAPVPALPPAGLIGVIAPAGPAALDTDKAIAWMRARGYSLRVFPGAYEQEGYLAGSDDVRLNDLHGAFADSEVDAIICLRGGYGTPRLLDRIDFELLRSNAKPFIGYSDVTTLHLAISRYAGFVTFHGPMLNADLLGDKQQPTEFSFFNMLRGQVKAGSVLSHPVAWPLTTIEPGIAHGRLLGGNLSMIAATMGTPYEIEAEGVILFIEDINEPLYRIDRLLTHLRLAGTLHKLRGVLVGDVAGVDAIALQRLLKQTFAPLRIPVLSGWRSGHCDPNLTLPMGALVRLDAGDKTLVLEQDVVIRR, from the coding sequence ATGACTGCTCGACCGACCCACACCCTTTGTCCTCACGCTCCCGTTCCGGCCTTGCCGCCTGCAGGGTTGATCGGTGTGATCGCGCCCGCCGGCCCCGCAGCGCTGGACACCGATAAAGCCATTGCCTGGATGCGCGCTCGCGGCTATTCGCTGCGCGTGTTTCCCGGCGCTTATGAGCAAGAGGGTTATCTGGCCGGCAGCGATGATGTGCGGCTCAATGACTTGCACGGCGCATTCGCCGACAGCGAGGTCGATGCCATCATCTGTCTGCGTGGCGGTTACGGTACGCCGCGTTTGCTCGATCGCATCGATTTCGAATTACTGCGCAGCAACGCCAAGCCGTTTATCGGCTACAGCGACGTCACTACGCTGCACTTGGCCATCAGCCGTTATGCAGGCTTCGTGACGTTTCACGGTCCGATGCTCAACGCCGATCTGCTGGGTGACAAGCAGCAACCCACTGAGTTCTCGTTTTTCAACATGCTGCGCGGGCAGGTAAAGGCGGGCAGTGTGCTTTCTCATCCGGTGGCCTGGCCATTGACCACAATCGAGCCCGGCATCGCTCACGGACGTTTGCTGGGGGGCAATCTGTCGATGATCGCCGCGACCATGGGCACGCCTTACGAGATCGAAGCCGAGGGCGTCATTCTGTTCATCGAAGACATTAACGAGCCGCTGTATCGCATTGACCGGTTGCTGACTCATTTGCGTCTGGCGGGCACGCTGCACAAGCTGCGCGGGGTTCTGGTGGGGGATGTGGCGGGGGTTGATGCGATTGCACTGCAGAGGTTGCTCAAGCAGACCTTTGCTCCTTTGCGAATACCGGTGCTATCCGGATGGCGTAGCGGGCATTGTGATCCGAATTTGACGCTGCCGATGGGCGCGCTGGTCAGGCTGGATGCGGGGGACAAGACGTTGGTGTTGGAGCAGGATGTGGTGATCAGGCGGTAG
- a CDS encoding septal ring lytic transglycosylase RlpA family protein, whose amino-acid sequence MRALPMNKPLKLMAFAALTVLVASCSTSRAPAQKSPTAVRSAPGLDINRAHKDGAPWWDVDVSRIPDATPTLHSGPYKANPYTVLGKTYFPLQESKTYVASGTASWYGTKFHGQNTANGEVYDLYGMSAAHKTLPLPSYVRVTNLDNNKSVILRVNDRGPFYSDRIIDLSYAAAKKLGYAETGTARVKVEGIDPQQWWAAKGRPAPLMLDEPKVAQNSAPVITASAGTVEQWTPPPQQHAAAVVPVQIDAKKNASVPASGQYLQVGAFANPDAAELLRSKLSGMVSAPVFISSIVRNQQTLHRVRLGPIGSAGEIQQVQNSVRLANLGSPSLVSAE is encoded by the coding sequence ATGCGGGCATTGCCTATGAATAAACCCCTGAAGCTCATGGCATTTGCCGCGTTGACGGTCCTGGTCGCCAGTTGTTCGACCAGCCGTGCGCCGGCTCAGAAGTCCCCGACTGCCGTTCGTTCGGCACCGGGCCTGGATATCAACCGGGCTCACAAGGATGGCGCACCCTGGTGGGACGTCGACGTATCGCGCATCCCGGATGCCACGCCGACCCTGCACAGCGGTCCTTATAAAGCCAACCCGTACACCGTGCTGGGCAAGACTTACTTCCCGCTGCAAGAATCCAAGACCTACGTGGCCTCGGGCACTGCGTCCTGGTACGGCACCAAATTCCATGGTCAGAACACCGCCAACGGCGAGGTGTATGACTTGTATGGCATGAGCGCCGCGCACAAGACCTTGCCACTGCCAAGTTACGTTCGGGTGACCAACCTGGACAACAACAAGAGCGTGATCCTGCGGGTCAACGACCGCGGCCCGTTCTATTCGGACCGGATCATCGACTTGTCCTACGCGGCCGCCAAGAAGCTCGGCTACGCTGAAACCGGCACGGCGCGGGTCAAGGTCGAAGGCATCGACCCGCAGCAATGGTGGGCAGCCAAGGGCCGTCCGGCACCGTTGATGCTTGACGAGCCGAAAGTTGCGCAAAATAGCGCTCCGGTGATTACGGCCTCGGCCGGCACCGTCGAGCAGTGGACGCCACCGCCGCAGCAACACGCCGCGGCCGTTGTACCCGTGCAGATCGATGCAAAAAAAAACGCTTCTGTACCAGCCTCTGGCCAGTATCTGCAGGTGGGCGCGTTCGCCAACCCGGACGCTGCAGAACTCCTGAGATCGAAGCTCAGCGGGATGGTGAGCGCTCCAGTGTTCATCAGCTCGATCGTGCGTAACCAACAGACACTGCATCGAGTGCGCCTGGGGCCGATCGGCTCGGCGGGTGAAATCCAGCAGGTGCAGAACAGCGTGCGGCTGGCCAATCTCGGTTCGCCGAGCCTGGTCAGCGCCGAGTAA
- the mltB gene encoding lytic murein transglycosylase B gives MQAMRGWATRYAPWVGLVSILGTAQQAWAGDYEGSPQVAEFVGEMTRDYGFAGEQLMGVFREAERKQSILDAISKPAERVKKWKEYRPMFITDARIARGVDFWRQHEAVLARAEQEYGVPAQVIVSIIGVETFFGRNTGNFRVIDALSTLGFDYPPRAEFFRKELREFLLLAREEQVDPLTLKGSYAGAMGLPQFMPSSFRAYAVDFDGDGHINIWTNPDDAIGSVASYFKRHGWGAGEPVVSRADVRGDQVDEGLTAGIEPTKTVGELRALGWSSHDALRDDMPVTAFRLEGDNGPEYWMGLTNFYAITRYNRSVMYAMAVHQLSEQLVQARGVK, from the coding sequence ATGCAAGCAATGCGTGGCTGGGCGACTCGATACGCACCGTGGGTCGGCCTGGTAAGCATCCTTGGTACCGCGCAGCAAGCGTGGGCCGGCGATTACGAAGGCTCACCCCAGGTGGCCGAGTTCGTCGGTGAAATGACCCGCGACTATGGCTTTGCCGGTGAACAGCTGATGGGCGTGTTCCGCGAAGCCGAGCGCAAACAGTCGATTCTGGACGCGATCTCCAAACCCGCCGAACGGGTTAAAAAGTGGAAAGAATATCGCCCGATGTTCATCACTGATGCGCGCATCGCCCGTGGTGTGGACTTCTGGCGTCAGCACGAAGCGGTCCTGGCTCGTGCCGAGCAGGAATATGGCGTGCCGGCGCAGGTGATCGTCTCGATCATCGGCGTCGAGACCTTCTTTGGTCGAAATACCGGCAATTTCCGGGTGATCGATGCCTTGTCGACCTTGGGTTTCGACTATCCTCCCCGTGCCGAATTCTTTCGCAAGGAATTGCGTGAATTCCTGCTGCTGGCCCGCGAGGAGCAGGTCGACCCGTTGACCCTCAAAGGCTCCTACGCCGGGGCCATGGGCTTGCCGCAGTTCATGCCGAGCAGTTTTCGCGCCTATGCGGTGGATTTCGACGGTGACGGCCACATTAATATCTGGACCAACCCGGATGATGCCATCGGCAGCGTTGCCAGTTATTTCAAGCGTCACGGCTGGGGCGCCGGCGAACCTGTGGTCAGTCGCGCCGATGTGCGTGGCGATCAGGTAGACGAAGGTTTGACCGCAGGCATCGAGCCGACGAAAACCGTCGGGGAGTTGCGGGCGCTGGGCTGGTCGAGTCATGATGCGCTGCGCGATGATATGCCGGTCACGGCTTTCCGCCTGGAAGGTGACAATGGCCCCGAATACTGGATGGGCCTGACGAATTTTTACGCAATCACGCGTTATAACCGCAGCGTGATGTACGCCATGGCCGTACATCAACTGTCTGAACAGCTGGTCCAAGCACGGGGCGTCAAGTAA
- a CDS encoding DUF493 domain-containing protein translates to MTDTEVKAPKIEFPCADYPIKVIGDTGVGFKDKIIAILEKHATVDHKTFAERQSTNGKYTTIQLHIIATDQDQLYNINSELRATGFVHMVL, encoded by the coding sequence ATGACAGACACTGAAGTAAAGGCGCCAAAAATCGAATTCCCCTGCGCGGATTACCCGATCAAGGTAATCGGCGACACCGGCGTGGGTTTCAAGGACAAGATCATCGCAATCCTTGAGAAACACGCGACCGTTGACCATAAAACCTTTGCCGAACGGCAGAGTACCAACGGGAAGTACACGACCATCCAGTTGCACATCATCGCCACCGACCAGGACCAGCTGTACAACATCAACAGCGAACTGCGGGCTACCGGCTTCGTGCACATGGTGCTGTGA